A genomic stretch from Schistosoma haematobium chromosome 2, whole genome shotgun sequence includes:
- a CDS encoding hypothetical protein (EggNog:ENOG410Q8T7~SECRETED:SignalP(1-19)), with amino-acid sequence MNLLVFSILITYILDSVYSAHNGYTNGIDTTTSHHGGGESQESSVDVYDKYSNGKIYSNEYTSDDSSKYTDGKIYDKYGHEKGDDKHAYGKNHGKSYDKYAYDKYGYGKYGYEKYSYDKYSYGKYGYDKYGYDKYSYEKGYDKHGYDKYGKDKYGYEKGYDKYVSDKYGYGKSYDKYGSDKTSYEKVYDKYGSDKYGYEKGYDKYGSDKYGYEKVYDKYGSDKYGYEKVYDKYGSDKYGYEKVYDKYGSDENSYEKGYDKYGYDKYGSDKYGYEGYDKYGSDKYGYEKGYDKYGSDKYGYEKGYDKYGSDKYGYEKYGHEKHGNDKYGYDKYGYDKYGYGKDYEKYGYTKEYGKHYKDYYKKYEKHDYGNKYEYSDSKDHDKHDHDEHDHHDDHDHHHHHHGHDHHHHGHDHKHGKGY; translated from the exons atgaatttattagtaTTCAGTATACTAATAACTTATATACTGGATAGCGTTTATAGTGCACACAATGGATATACTAATGGAATTGACACAACTACCAGTCATCATGGTGGAGGTGAAAGTCAGGAAAGTTCTGTAgatgtttatgataaatattCCAATGGTAAAATATACAGTAATGAGTACACGAGCGATGATTCCAGCAAGTACACTGACGGTAAAATCTATGATAAATATGGTCATGAAAAGGGAGACGATAAACATGCTTACGGCAAAAACCACGGAAAAAGTTACGATAAATATGCTTATGACAAGTACGGGTATGGTAAATATGGATATGAAAAATATAGTTACGACAAATATAGTTATGGGAAATACGGATATGACAAGTATGGTTATGATAAATATAGTTATGAAAAGGGTTACGACAAGCATGGATATGACAAATATGGTAAGGATAAATATGGTTATGAGAAAGGTTACGACAAATATGTCTCTGATAAATATGGTTATGGGAAAAGCTACGACAAGTATGGCTCCGACAAAACTAGTTACGAGAAGGTTTACGACAAGTATGGCTCTGATAAGTATGGTTACGAGAAGGGTTACGACAAGTATGGCTCTGATAAATATGGTTACGAGAAGGTCTACGACAAGTATGGCTCTGATAAATATGGTTACGAGAAGGTCTACGACAAGTATGGCTCTGATAAATATGGTTACGAGAAGGTCTACGACAAGTATGGCTCTGACGAAAATAGTTATGAGAAGGGTTACGACAAATATGGCTATGACAAGTATGGCTCTGACAAATATGGTTACGAG GGTTACGACAAGTATGGCTCTGATAAATATGGTTATGAGAAGGGTTACGACAAGTATGGCTCTGACAAATATGGTTACGAGAAGGGTTACGACAAGTATGGCTCTGACAAATATGGTTACGAGAAGTATGGCCATGAGAAACATGGTAACGACAAATACGGTTACGACAAGTACGGGTATGACAAGTATGGTTATGGAAAAGATTATGAGAAATACGGTTACACCAAAGAATATGGTAAGCATTATAAGGATTACTATAAGAAATATGAAAAACACGATTATggtaataaatatgaatacaGTGATAGTAAAGATCATGATAAGCATGATCATGATGAACATGACCATCATGACGACCAcgaccaccaccatcatcatc